From Candidatus Manganitrophus morganii, the proteins below share one genomic window:
- a CDS encoding polysaccharide deacetylase family protein, producing MRSLLKRKLQRGIKWMVRLFYPFYLLIDFFRRREEVRILMYHKVSNLPPEREVPYCNVPVASFETQMRFLAKSELEVVALDDLGGWLEGGSFGRGRKKVVITFDDGFQDNYLYAAPILRRHQLPATFFVITGAIGRNAPFDHLQWDESSLADQAAHPEPWLPMTWGMLGGLKEQGHTIGSHTWSHRSLAGLTRSEVWNEIAQSKKELESGLQTAITLFSYPFGSAVYGDLNEGTEEALREAGYRFACTTKWGANLAGERCYRLKRIPVYDHDTLFDFKCKVVGAADWVGWLKDGWQKRFRRDDKTEFIPTIREEGREISINTERSP from the coding sequence ATGCGGTCTCTTCTTAAGCGAAAATTGCAGCGGGGGATCAAGTGGATGGTCCGCCTCTTTTATCCCTTCTATCTTCTGATCGATTTTTTCAGGAGACGAGAAGAGGTCCGGATCTTGATGTACCACAAAGTTTCCAATCTTCCGCCGGAGCGGGAGGTTCCCTATTGCAATGTCCCGGTCGCCTCCTTCGAGACGCAGATGCGCTTTTTGGCGAAGAGCGAGTTGGAGGTGGTTGCATTGGACGATCTCGGGGGCTGGCTGGAAGGAGGGTCTTTCGGAAGGGGACGGAAAAAAGTGGTGATCACCTTTGATGACGGTTTTCAGGATAACTATCTTTACGCCGCGCCGATTTTGAGGCGGCATCAGTTGCCGGCGACCTTCTTCGTGATCACAGGGGCGATCGGACGCAATGCCCCTTTCGATCACCTTCAATGGGATGAATCCTCGTTGGCCGATCAAGCGGCGCACCCGGAGCCGTGGCTCCCGATGACCTGGGGGATGCTCGGCGGGTTGAAAGAGCAGGGCCATACGATCGGATCCCATACCTGGTCCCATCGCTCACTCGCCGGTCTGACCCGGAGCGAGGTCTGGAATGAAATCGCCCAGTCGAAGAAAGAATTGGAGTCGGGCCTGCAGACGGCGATCACTCTCTTTTCTTATCCTTTTGGTTCCGCAGTCTATGGCGATTTGAATGAGGGGACGGAAGAGGCATTGAGAGAGGCGGGATACCGCTTTGCCTGCACGACCAAATGGGGGGCCAACCTGGCCGGGGAGCGTTGCTACCGGCTCAAACGAATTCCGGTTTATGACCATGACACCCTCTTCGATTTCAAGTGCAAGGTGGTCGGCGCGGCCGATTGGGTCGGATGGCTGAAGGACGGCTGGCAGAAGAGATTCCGGCGGGACGATAAAACCGAGTTCATCCCGACGATCCGAGAAGAGGGAAGAGAGATTTCCATCAACACGGAGAGATCGCCATGA
- a CDS encoding glycosyltransferase: MLQGKEIICFANDWDGDPLSKKHIMKRLAQRNRILWVNSIGNRSPKINKKDLGRIFRKANQFFQGVREVEKNIYVFSPVMIPFYHSMAFRKANQLLLAAMIRRQLKRLGFSKPITWTFAPSSADVVGWLGESQVIYHCVDEFSAFSDAPQTAIQKMEETLLKKSDMVIVSASTLQESKRRWNPNTHLVRHGVEYDHFRKALDPATAIPPELAALPRPIIGFHGLVADWIDLPLIRKMAIQYPKWSIVLLGSATTDVSQIAGLKNVHLLGKRPYESLPSYCKGFDAAILPFVVNRLTLYANPLKLREYLAAGLPVVSTDLPEVRSLGGDIRIGRSHSSFIAHVADLVQKEGTGPSLARSKSMEQESWDHKVELLSMLIEKGALSQEGDRSRASVIGPISHLDPIGRIRPMK, from the coding sequence ATGCTTCAGGGAAAAGAGATCATCTGTTTTGCGAACGATTGGGACGGCGATCCATTGAGCAAGAAACATATTATGAAACGGCTGGCGCAACGGAATCGCATCCTCTGGGTCAACTCGATCGGAAATCGGAGCCCCAAGATCAATAAAAAAGATCTCGGCCGGATTTTCAGGAAGGCGAACCAATTTTTCCAGGGGGTCCGCGAGGTGGAGAAGAACATCTACGTCTTCTCGCCGGTGATGATTCCCTTCTACCATTCGATGGCGTTCCGAAAGGCGAACCAGCTCCTCTTGGCCGCGATGATCCGGAGACAGCTGAAACGTCTTGGTTTCTCCAAGCCGATCACCTGGACATTTGCCCCCTCCTCCGCCGATGTGGTGGGATGGCTCGGCGAATCCCAGGTGATCTACCATTGTGTCGACGAGTTCTCCGCTTTTTCGGACGCGCCTCAAACGGCGATTCAAAAGATGGAGGAGACCCTTCTGAAAAAGTCCGATATGGTGATCGTTTCGGCAAGCACCCTCCAGGAGAGCAAACGGCGGTGGAATCCGAACACCCACCTCGTTCGCCATGGCGTCGAGTACGATCACTTCAGAAAGGCGCTCGATCCTGCAACGGCCATTCCTCCGGAACTCGCGGCCCTGCCGCGGCCGATCATCGGGTTTCATGGGCTTGTGGCCGACTGGATCGACCTCCCCCTGATCCGGAAGATGGCGATCCAATATCCCAAGTGGTCGATTGTTCTCTTGGGATCGGCCACGACCGACGTCTCGCAGATCGCCGGGTTAAAAAATGTCCATCTCCTGGGAAAGCGTCCCTACGAGAGTTTGCCCTCTTACTGCAAGGGATTCGATGCGGCGATTCTCCCCTTTGTGGTGAATCGTCTGACGCTGTATGCGAATCCTCTCAAGCTCCGGGAATATCTGGCGGCCGGCCTGCCGGTGGTCTCGACCGATCTTCCGGAGGTGCGGAGCCTCGGGGGAGACATCCGGATCGGCCGAAGCCACTCCAGTTTCATCGCGCACGTCGCCGATCTCGTTCAGAAAGAAGGGACGGGTCCTTCTCTTGCGCGTTCCAAGAGCATGGAGCAGGAGAGTTGGGATCACAAGGTGGAGCTTCTCTCGATGCTGATCGAGAAGGGGGCTTTATCCCAGGAGGGAGATCGTTCCCGCGCGTCAGTAATCGGTCCTATCAGTCATTTAGATCCGATCGGTCGTATAAGACCGATGAAGTGA
- a CDS encoding acyltransferase produces MGLQQLALKIRRREGTLYKGLYQLAIRIRHLACPVFVPLHRFLYYERLSRKSAWHYLRRVFYWEPLFKSICREVGPRFRLVSGIPWVEGYLDIRIGADVTLNGITTLAGATVWEKPALEIGDDSYIGYQVTITVGPRVRIGRHVLIADRVSLIGYDGHPQDPVERRNHRPAPREDGRPIIIEDNAWICSNATILKGVTVGEGAIVAAHAVVTSDVPSYAVVAGNPARVVKQLSSAVRSEA; encoded by the coding sequence ATGGGTTTACAACAGCTGGCATTGAAAATCAGGAGGAGGGAGGGGACCCTTTACAAGGGTCTCTACCAACTCGCGATTCGGATCCGGCATTTGGCCTGTCCGGTGTTCGTTCCTTTGCATCGATTTCTTTATTACGAACGGCTCTCAAGGAAGTCGGCGTGGCATTATCTCCGGCGGGTCTTCTATTGGGAGCCGCTCTTCAAGAGCATCTGTCGAGAGGTCGGACCGCGGTTCCGGCTGGTCAGCGGCATCCCCTGGGTGGAGGGATATCTCGACATCCGGATCGGGGCGGATGTGACGCTCAACGGCATCACGACGCTCGCCGGGGCGACCGTGTGGGAAAAACCGGCCCTGGAGATCGGCGATGACTCTTACATCGGTTATCAGGTGACGATCACCGTCGGCCCGCGGGTTCGGATCGGGCGGCATGTCTTGATCGCCGACCGTGTCAGCTTGATCGGATATGACGGCCATCCGCAAGATCCGGTCGAGCGGAGAAACCACCGGCCCGCGCCAAGGGAGGATGGACGGCCGATTATCATCGAGGACAATGCCTGGATCTGTTCGAACGCAACGATATTAAAAGGGGTCACCGTCGGCGAGGGGGCGATCGTCGCCGCGCACGCGGTCGTTACGTCCGATGTCCCTTCCTACGCCGTGGTGGCCGGGAATCCGGCGCGCGTGGTGAAACAGCTCTCAAGCGCCGTGAGGAGTGAGGCGTGA
- a CDS encoding glycosyltransferase yields the protein MTKPTVLHLIDCLFIGGGEMQMADLLRRIDREKFRPLVGCLRKQGQLVPVLEEAGIVVEEFPVRGKLFYPRSIREILRLARFMRRERVQIVHTQDLYSHLVGVPAALIARVPVVITNRLDLGHTMKRWHRRALKLLSFAITRVMANSEGVRTMLIEEEKIDPAKIELIYNGVNLDQFQIPSKEKGPVPPVRDLRLEPGDRPIVVVANLWPVKGHEILFEAAVRVTAYYPTAKFVLVGTGAARRAILEARARELAIDKQVLFLGPRQDVPQILPQMEISVLPSLAEGFSNAILESMAAGLPMVATDVGGNREAIVEGETGFLVPPRDPETLADRILRLLGDREGGQRMGKAGRERIKTTFSLQRMVTETERFYERLLEERGAGARGRGPEGQKIETDLSRVKVSP from the coding sequence ATGACGAAACCGACCGTGCTCCACCTGATTGATTGCCTCTTTATCGGCGGCGGCGAGATGCAGATGGCCGATCTCCTCCGGCGGATCGACCGGGAAAAATTCCGCCCGCTGGTCGGCTGTCTTCGCAAGCAGGGGCAGCTCGTTCCCGTTCTGGAGGAGGCCGGGATCGTCGTAGAAGAATTTCCGGTCCGCGGCAAGCTCTTCTACCCCCGCTCGATCCGGGAGATTCTCCGCCTTGCCCGGTTCATGCGCAGGGAGCGGGTGCAGATCGTCCATACGCAGGATCTCTACTCCCACCTGGTCGGCGTCCCCGCCGCGTTGATCGCGCGGGTGCCGGTCGTGATCACGAACCGGCTCGATTTGGGGCACACGATGAAGCGATGGCATCGCCGGGCGCTGAAGCTGCTGTCATTCGCGATCACCCGGGTGATGGCCAATTCCGAAGGGGTCCGGACGATGCTGATCGAGGAGGAGAAGATCGATCCGGCGAAGATCGAATTGATCTACAACGGGGTCAACCTCGATCAATTCCAGATTCCGTCGAAGGAGAAAGGACCGGTCCCGCCTGTGCGTGATCTCCGCCTTGAGCCGGGGGATCGGCCGATTGTGGTCGTGGCGAATCTCTGGCCGGTGAAGGGGCATGAGATTCTCTTCGAGGCGGCGGTTCGGGTCACCGCCTATTACCCGACGGCGAAGTTCGTCCTGGTCGGAACGGGGGCGGCGCGCCGGGCGATTCTCGAAGCGCGGGCGCGGGAACTCGCGATCGACAAACAGGTCCTCTTTCTCGGCCCCCGTCAGGACGTTCCTCAGATCTTGCCGCAGATGGAAATTTCGGTCCTCCCCTCGCTGGCGGAGGGTTTCTCGAATGCGATTCTCGAATCGATGGCGGCCGGCCTTCCGATGGTGGCGACCGACGTCGGGGGCAACCGCGAAGCGATCGTGGAAGGGGAGACCGGTTTTCTGGTGCCGCCGCGCGATCCGGAGACCCTGGCCGACCGGATTCTCCGACTCTTGGGCGATCGGGAGGGGGGGCAACGGATGGGAAAGGCGGGAAGGGAGCGGATCAAGACGACCTTCTCGCTTCAGCGGATGGTGACCGAGACGGAGCGTTTTTATGAACGGCTGCTGGAAGAACGGGGGGCGGGGGCCCGGGGCCGGGGGCCGGAGGGTCAGAAAATTGAAACCGATCTCTCGCGCGTCAAGGTCTCGCCATGA
- a CDS encoding glycosyltransferase family 4 protein produces the protein MMKVLLIGDYPPPYGGISVHVQQLADFLRRQGSECVVLDIERGTDPKPGAIRFNGYLGFLWTLILFSGRRYVSHIHTNGHNFKSWLAIAVTAWVGFFSGLRNIATVHSGLMPAYAAGGRRRKLLIRAAVWPLGGVIAVNQKIERALLEIGVPPSRISVLPAFALGPRAEVVPAWAGDYRKRFSPLIASAVYLEKEYGTDLLVSACAALRKKYPRLGCIIMGSGSEEEAIRSQIRTEKGEDFLFLLGNVPHDLCLSLMAQSDLFVRPTLFDGDAISVREALALGVPTVASDVGFRPHGTRLFKPGDVADLALQIDRALQEGRPPAAAEEIPENLVLLRGVYERVVKERR, from the coding sequence ATGATGAAGGTCCTCTTGATCGGTGATTATCCCCCCCCCTACGGCGGGATCTCGGTGCATGTGCAGCAACTCGCCGACTTCCTCCGGCGGCAGGGTTCCGAGTGTGTCGTGCTTGACATCGAGCGCGGGACCGATCCCAAGCCGGGAGCGATTCGGTTCAATGGGTATCTCGGTTTCCTCTGGACGTTAATCCTTTTTTCCGGACGGCGGTATGTGAGCCACATCCATACCAACGGCCATAATTTCAAAAGCTGGCTGGCGATCGCGGTGACGGCATGGGTCGGTTTTTTCTCCGGCCTACGGAACATCGCCACCGTTCACTCCGGACTGATGCCGGCGTATGCCGCCGGGGGTCGGCGCCGCAAACTTCTGATCCGGGCCGCCGTTTGGCCGCTGGGAGGGGTGATCGCCGTCAATCAAAAGATCGAGCGGGCGCTTCTTGAGATCGGTGTTCCGCCGTCGCGCATTTCGGTCCTCCCGGCCTTCGCCCTCGGCCCGCGCGCCGAGGTGGTGCCGGCGTGGGCCGGAGATTATCGAAAACGGTTCTCCCCCCTCATCGCCTCGGCGGTTTATCTGGAAAAGGAATATGGGACCGATCTGCTGGTGAGCGCCTGCGCGGCGCTTCGGAAAAAATATCCGCGCCTCGGCTGCATCATCATGGGCTCCGGTTCGGAGGAAGAAGCCATTCGATCCCAGATCCGGACGGAAAAAGGGGAAGATTTTCTCTTCCTGCTCGGAAACGTTCCTCATGATCTCTGTCTCTCTCTGATGGCGCAGTCCGATCTTTTTGTCCGTCCGACCCTCTTCGATGGGGATGCGATTTCGGTTCGGGAGGCGCTGGCGCTCGGTGTCCCGACCGTGGCGAGCGACGTTGGGTTTCGGCCTCACGGGACGCGGCTCTTCAAGCCGGGGGACGTCGCCGACCTGGCGCTTCAGATCGATCGGGCGCTGCAGGAGGGGCGGCCCCCCGCCGCGGCGGAGGAAATTCCTGAAAATCTGGTCCTCCTCCGGGGGGTGTATGAACGGGTGGTAAAGGAGAGACGATGA
- a CDS encoding PHP domain-containing protein, producing MPNRFKAALHLHTTYSDGELTLEELKARFQKEGFRCLMMSDHAESMTPEGMERYVAQCRALSDDQFCIVPGLEFAYPFESGSLHLLGYGVSRYQREEEPVEMVKTIHQLGGVAVLAHPYPPLLPQIVPMKGTIDGIELWNTKYNGRIAPALWNYEFLKEVRRLRPEVLGFYGTDFHWKTQYAGLAVWIEADALTPASLLAALRNGKFYAEKEGMRLTPDGSLTSDQKSSFERKERFYRLWRKMVVGARGPFKALRLPIPQRLKAMARKVL from the coding sequence ATGCCGAACCGGTTTAAGGCCGCGCTTCACCTTCATACCACCTATTCGGATGGGGAGCTGACCCTGGAAGAATTGAAAGCCCGGTTCCAGAAGGAAGGGTTTCGATGTTTGATGATGAGCGATCATGCCGAATCGATGACGCCGGAAGGGATGGAAAGGTATGTTGCTCAATGCCGCGCCCTCTCCGACGATCAATTCTGCATCGTCCCAGGTCTTGAGTTTGCATATCCATTTGAGAGCGGCAGTCTTCACCTGCTCGGTTACGGCGTCAGTCGGTACCAACGCGAGGAGGAACCGGTCGAGATGGTCAAGACGATTCATCAACTGGGAGGGGTCGCGGTATTGGCCCATCCTTATCCGCCGTTGTTGCCTCAAATCGTTCCGATGAAAGGAACGATTGATGGGATCGAACTTTGGAACACGAAGTACAACGGCCGAATTGCCCCCGCCCTCTGGAATTACGAGTTCTTGAAGGAGGTGAGGAGACTCCGGCCGGAAGTCCTCGGTTTCTACGGCACCGACTTTCATTGGAAGACGCAATACGCCGGGCTAGCGGTCTGGATCGAGGCCGACGCGTTGACCCCGGCATCCCTTTTAGCGGCGCTTCGAAACGGAAAGTTTTATGCGGAAAAAGAGGGGATGCGCCTCACCCCGGACGGCTCCCTCACCTCCGATCAGAAGTCTTCCTTCGAAAGAAAGGAGCGGTTTTATCGGCTCTGGAGAAAGATGGTGGTCGGCGCGCGGGGCCCCTTCAAGGCCCTTCGTCTCCCGATCCCGCAGCGGCTCAAGGCGATGGCAAGGAAAGTGCTCTAA
- a CDS encoding ATP-grasp domain-containing protein, translating to MKVFVTDGAQNHALAVARSLGAKGVEVVVGESSVLSKGGFSRYCRQRRVYPSPAESVGGFLSWMVEEMKKGEYDFLLPMTEGCLLPISANRDRFLPYVRLPLPSHEAIFQACNKADTLALAQQEGVPIPQTWFVEELMELPALAKTIPYPVVIKPKWSSYWKGDRMTSGGGAAYAFGPDELVEKFRRVHQEIPFPLIQSFVPGRGYGLYALFEEGEPRVLFAHERLRDVRPTGSGSALRRSIPPDPLLTKHAVSLLKALKWHGVAMVEFKWERGRSEPVLMEINGRFWNSLPLAIAAGVDFPWLLLQMAQGKPFDDFPAYQTDLLCRWFLGDCRHLFSVLRGAPPGWPVPFPGRGKTLLDFLKSHRRGIVSDTFRWEDPMPGLIEWLYFAFTKAPGYFRSSKRRLAKHAEPV from the coding sequence ATGAAGGTATTTGTGACCGACGGCGCACAGAACCATGCCTTGGCGGTGGCCCGCTCCCTGGGGGCGAAGGGGGTCGAGGTGGTGGTCGGGGAATCTTCCGTCCTCTCCAAAGGGGGGTTTTCCCGCTATTGCCGGCAGCGTCGGGTCTATCCCTCCCCGGCGGAGAGTGTCGGCGGTTTCCTCTCCTGGATGGTCGAGGAGATGAAAAAAGGGGAGTATGATTTCCTCCTGCCGATGACGGAGGGGTGTCTGCTGCCGATCTCGGCGAATCGGGATCGTTTTCTTCCTTATGTCCGCCTTCCGCTCCCCTCACATGAAGCGATCTTTCAGGCCTGCAATAAAGCAGACACCCTTGCCCTCGCGCAGCAGGAGGGGGTTCCGATTCCACAGACCTGGTTCGTGGAGGAGCTGATGGAGCTGCCGGCCCTGGCAAAGACGATTCCTTATCCGGTCGTGATCAAGCCGAAGTGGTCTTCTTACTGGAAAGGAGACCGGATGACGTCGGGAGGAGGGGCGGCGTATGCCTTCGGGCCGGACGAGCTGGTGGAGAAGTTCCGGCGCGTCCATCAAGAAATTCCGTTCCCATTGATCCAGTCGTTTGTTCCCGGAAGAGGATATGGGCTTTACGCCCTCTTCGAGGAGGGAGAGCCGCGGGTCTTGTTCGCCCATGAGCGGCTGCGGGATGTCCGGCCGACCGGCTCGGGGAGCGCCTTGCGGAGGAGCATCCCCCCCGATCCGCTGTTGACGAAGCATGCCGTGTCGCTCCTCAAAGCGCTGAAGTGGCACGGGGTGGCGATGGTCGAATTCAAGTGGGAGCGGGGGCGCTCCGAGCCGGTTCTCATGGAAATCAACGGGCGTTTCTGGAACTCCCTTCCGCTGGCGATCGCCGCGGGGGTCGACTTTCCTTGGCTTTTGTTGCAGATGGCCCAAGGAAAGCCGTTCGACGATTTCCCGGCATATCAAACCGATCTCCTCTGCCGGTGGTTTCTCGGCGACTGCCGTCATCTCTTTTCCGTTTTGCGCGGGGCGCCGCCGGGATGGCCGGTCCCTTTTCCGGGGCGGGGCAAGACCCTTTTAGACTTTTTAAAATCGCACCGGCGGGGAATCGTCTCCGACACCTTCCGATGGGAAGACCCGATGCCGGGATTGATCGAGTGGCTCTATTTTGCCTTCACGAAAGCGCCCGGATATTTTCGAAGCTCCAAGAGGAGGCTTGCCAAACATGCCGAACCGGTTTAA
- the asnB gene encoding asparagine synthase (glutamine-hydrolyzing) — MCGIAGWVQRDPRQEVDRGLLEQMTDLIRHRGPDAGGLFTEPGIGLGHRRLSIIDREGGRQPMTNEDGSVWIVFNGEIYNFQELRPELIQRGHRFATRSDTEVILHAYEEFGPDCLRRLRGMFAFAIWDRSKRQLLLARDRLGKKPLYYTRRDGALLFASEVKALLTVPGVTRGVNWEAIDPYLSLRYVPGPMTLFQDITKLMPGHYLLYKEGEVKVQSYWDVAFREEEDGRDDLQEEFEALLKESVRMRLMSEVPLGVFLSGGLDSSAIVAEMTQISKEGGWNRPIQTFSIGYDDPKANEFAYAREVAKYFGTDHHEFLLEGDAFHNFIPKMVWHLDEPMADPSCVPFFFISEYAKKSVTVVLSGEGADEILAGYGLYQKMRLIDQVQKKVPAWLLGGAARLLSTQRAARWRKYAEWIDRPLEDRYWGVSRVFTETAKRELLQHPDQGRSVAALFKEYYRKSAGLDPLNRMLYLDTKVWLPDQILLKADKMTMANSQELRVPFLDHKLVEFAATLPIHRKLSKGVGKRLLREAMAHRLPERILTRSKKGFPIPAVWFRKEVLPAARALFSERGSLIGEVMRKEKVAQMLAEEEAHPYTRHKEIWTLVILDYWHRIFIRQKGS, encoded by the coding sequence ATGTGCGGCATTGCAGGGTGGGTTCAGAGAGATCCGAGACAAGAGGTCGATCGTGGCTTGCTGGAACAGATGACCGATCTGATCCGGCATCGCGGTCCCGACGCGGGGGGGCTCTTTACGGAGCCGGGAATCGGTCTGGGGCATCGACGGCTCTCGATCATCGATCGGGAAGGGGGCCGGCAGCCGATGACCAACGAGGACGGATCGGTCTGGATCGTCTTCAACGGGGAGATCTACAACTTCCAGGAGCTTCGTCCCGAGCTGATTCAGCGGGGACATCGGTTCGCCACCCGATCCGACACCGAGGTGATCCTCCATGCCTATGAGGAATTCGGCCCCGACTGTCTCCGGCGGCTGCGGGGGATGTTTGCCTTCGCGATCTGGGACCGCTCCAAACGGCAGCTTCTTTTGGCGCGCGATCGCCTCGGAAAAAAACCGCTCTACTACACGCGGCGCGACGGCGCGCTCCTCTTCGCTTCGGAGGTGAAAGCGCTTCTAACCGTTCCGGGGGTGACGCGGGGGGTGAACTGGGAGGCGATCGATCCCTATCTGTCGCTGCGCTACGTTCCCGGTCCGATGACCCTCTTTCAAGACATCACCAAGCTGATGCCGGGGCACTATCTTCTTTATAAAGAGGGAGAGGTCAAGGTCCAAAGCTACTGGGATGTCGCGTTTCGAGAGGAAGAGGATGGGAGAGACGATCTGCAGGAGGAGTTCGAAGCGCTCCTGAAAGAATCGGTCCGAATGCGGTTGATGAGCGAGGTGCCGCTCGGCGTCTTTCTATCGGGCGGCCTCGACTCCAGCGCCATCGTTGCCGAGATGACTCAGATTTCGAAAGAGGGGGGATGGAACCGGCCGATTCAGACCTTCTCGATCGGCTATGACGATCCGAAGGCGAATGAATTTGCCTACGCGCGGGAGGTGGCAAAATATTTCGGAACCGATCACCACGAGTTTCTCCTGGAAGGAGATGCGTTCCATAATTTCATTCCCAAAATGGTCTGGCATCTCGATGAGCCGATGGCCGATCCTTCCTGCGTCCCCTTTTTCTTCATTTCAGAATACGCCAAGAAATCGGTGACGGTGGTTCTTTCGGGAGAAGGGGCCGATGAGATCCTGGCGGGGTATGGGCTTTACCAGAAGATGCGCCTCATCGACCAGGTTCAGAAAAAGGTGCCCGCATGGCTCCTGGGCGGTGCCGCGCGGTTGTTATCAACACAACGGGCGGCCCGCTGGCGGAAATATGCCGAGTGGATCGATCGCCCGCTGGAAGATCGGTATTGGGGGGTTTCGCGGGTCTTTACCGAGACGGCCAAGCGCGAGCTGCTTCAACATCCCGATCAAGGTCGATCGGTCGCGGCCCTCTTCAAAGAGTATTACCGGAAGAGCGCCGGCCTCGATCCGCTCAACCGAATGCTCTATCTCGACACCAAGGTCTGGCTTCCCGACCAGATCCTGCTGAAGGCTGACAAGATGACGATGGCGAATTCGCAGGAGCTGCGGGTTCCGTTCCTCGATCATAAGCTGGTCGAGTTTGCGGCGACCCTCCCGATCCACCGGAAGCTTTCTAAAGGGGTGGGGAAACGCCTTCTTCGCGAGGCGATGGCCCATCGTCTCCCGGAGCGGATTCTGACCCGGTCCAAAAAAGGTTTTCCGATCCCGGCGGTCTGGTTCCGGAAGGAGGTCCTGCCGGCGGCGCGCGCGCTCTTCTCCGAGCGCGGCTCGCTCATCGGCGAGGTGATGCGAAAAGAGAAGGTGGCGCAGATGTTGGCGGAGGAGGAAGCGCATCCTTACACCCGTCACAAGGAAATCTGGACATTGGTGATCCTCGATTATTGGCACCGGATTTTTATTCGACAAAAAGGGAGTTGA
- a CDS encoding oligosaccharide flippase family protein produces the protein MKPPRQNDILKGVEAGSGESIDLPPSLPKGEAKPASINKQALTLIFGRGLSSSFTFLIPIVLARYLAPAEYGTYKQIFLIYASLFSILPFGIIQSLYYFVPKEPERMKAYLVQAFLFLQGSGLIALLFLAFFRESIALQLSNPGLSPYLFQMGLFIFLMLSSAYFEALLISSQKIGQAALLGFVSEATKTASMLIPLILTGRLSDLMWGMNLFAFCRFCFVFVYVFRSYSLSWKDVQWPAFRQQMVYAIPFGLAVILQVSQDQFHQYVVAYSYSAAVFAVYSVGMFQLPIVELIYTPMSQLLIVRMAALRQRATREEIISLWFDITRKLAMVFFPVFVFLQLMARELITLLFTPTYLASVPLFRVALLSLLTAIILTEGVLRAYAETQFILKTTFMKLVLTLILIFPFLAWFGLSGGVVTLIVVLATAKTLMLWKVSRLIPLPLAALLPWRDLFSIAFFSLLCGIPVLFVKSFEIASPLLLLGMSAAVFALFYLIFLFTSHLITFDEKREIARMVRRVGALLPATSKS, from the coding sequence ATGAAGCCGCCCCGGCAGAACGACATCTTAAAAGGGGTCGAGGCGGGATCGGGAGAGTCGATCGATCTCCCCCCGTCGCTTCCGAAAGGAGAAGCCAAACCGGCTTCGATCAACAAGCAGGCGTTGACGTTGATTTTCGGGCGGGGTCTCTCCTCCAGTTTTACTTTTTTGATTCCGATCGTCCTCGCCCGCTATTTGGCCCCGGCCGAATATGGCACCTACAAGCAAATTTTCCTGATCTATGCGAGCCTCTTTTCGATCCTTCCGTTCGGGATTATCCAGAGTCTTTATTATTTCGTGCCGAAGGAGCCGGAGCGGATGAAAGCGTACCTGGTCCAGGCCTTTCTTTTCCTGCAGGGGTCCGGGCTGATCGCCCTTCTCTTTTTGGCGTTTTTTAGGGAGAGCATCGCCCTCCAGCTCAGCAATCCCGGCCTCTCCCCATATCTCTTCCAGATGGGGCTTTTTATCTTTTTGATGCTCTCTTCCGCTTATTTCGAAGCCCTTCTGATTTCTTCTCAAAAGATCGGCCAGGCGGCGCTGCTCGGCTTTGTCTCGGAAGCGACCAAAACGGCGAGCATGTTGATCCCGTTGATCCTGACCGGCCGGCTCTCCGACCTCATGTGGGGGATGAACCTCTTCGCCTTTTGCCGGTTCTGCTTTGTCTTTGTCTATGTCTTCCGAAGCTACTCCCTCTCCTGGAAGGATGTCCAGTGGCCCGCCTTTCGGCAGCAGATGGTCTATGCGATTCCGTTCGGCCTGGCGGTGATTCTCCAGGTCTCCCAGGACCAGTTCCATCAATATGTCGTCGCCTACTCCTACAGCGCCGCCGTTTTTGCCGTCTATTCGGTCGGGATGTTCCAGCTTCCGATCGTCGAGCTGATCTACACCCCCATGTCGCAGCTCTTGATCGTTCGGATGGCGGCGCTCCGGCAGCGGGCAACCCGGGAAGAGATCATCTCCCTTTGGTTCGATATCACCCGAAAATTGGCGATGGTTTTTTTCCCCGTCTTTGTCTTTTTGCAATTGATGGCCCGTGAGCTGATCACGCTTCTCTTCACGCCGACCTATCTTGCCAGCGTCCCCCTCTTCCGCGTCGCCCTCCTCTCGTTGCTGACCGCCATTATCCTGACCGAAGGGGTGCTTCGCGCCTACGCGGAAACCCAGTTTATTCTCAAGACCACCTTCATGAAGCTGGTGCTCACCTTGATTTTGATCTTCCCCTTTCTGGCCTGGTTCGGGCTTTCCGGGGGGGTGGTCACGCTGATCGTGGTGCTGGCGACGGCGAAGACGTTGATGCTCTGGAAGGTCTCGCGTCTGATCCCGCTCCCGCTGGCCGCCCTTCTCCCGTGGCGCGACCTCTTCAGCATCGCCTTTTTTTCGCTCCTCTGCGGGATTCCGGTTCTTTTTGTCAAAAGTTTCGAGATCGCCTCGCCGCTCCTTCTTCTGGGGATGTCGGCGGCGGTTTTTGCGCTCTTTTATCTGATTTTCCTCTTCACCTCGCACCTGATCACCTTTGATGAGAAGCGGGAGATCGCCCGAATGGTCCGGCGGGTGGGGGCGCTTCTTCCGGCGACGTCCAAATCGTAG